The proteins below come from a single Aegilops tauschii subsp. strangulata cultivar AL8/78 chromosome 6, Aet v6.0, whole genome shotgun sequence genomic window:
- the LOC109752357 gene encoding uncharacterized protein: protein MKGSTQHLHTRPAGSSQEASSDDKHRTTGPASRQILPPPSQPRHIIPCSAQAQLSSLVPSSSCVQPPRVSTGRPNISSPPAQLPGSFSPEMDMGSPSSSSRSYRPIHHDPSSPPPPSPLYTRGQPALGFLRPVDAETTTAATVLHRSTPGWSLLGHRRMADDGAGAYEDLLPVMAGRLGTAGLLSELRAGFRLLADPARGAITPESLRRSAGAVLGVAGMTAEEARAMVGEGDQDGDGALSEQEFCVLMVRLSPGIMADAEGWLEEAIADELLPPPPPPSAPAA from the coding sequence ATGAAAGGGTCCACCCAGCATTTACACACCCGGCCGGCCGGCTCCTCCCAGGAAGCTTCCTCCGACGACAAGCACCGCACGACCGGGCCAGCGTCACGTCAGATCCTCCCTCCGCCGTCCCAGCCCCGTCACATCATCCCGTGCTCCGCTCAGGCTCAGCTCAGCTCACTCGTCCCCTCGTCCTCGTGTGTACAGCCACCACGGGTGTCGACCGGCCGTCCAAATATCTCCTCCCCACCCGCGCAGCTTCCCGGAAGCTTCTCCCCCGAGATGGACATGGGGTCGCCGTCATCATCCTCTCGATCGTACCGTCCTATCCATCATGATCCGTCCTcacctccccctccctccccgCTTTATACAAGAGGCCAGCCAGCGCTCGGCTTCTTGCGCCCCGTCGACGCAGAAACAACGACAGCGGCGACGGTTCTTCATCGATCCACTCCCGGCTGGTCGCTGCTTGGTCATCGGAGAATGGCTGACGATGGTGCTGGGGCGTACGAGGACCTGCTGCCGGTGATGGCGGGGCGGCTGGGCACGGCGGGGCTGCTGTCGGAGCTGCGGGCGGGGTTCCGGCTGCTGGCCGACCCGGCGCGGGGCGCCATCACGCCCGAGAGCCTGCGGCGGAGCGCGGGGGCGGTGCTGGGCGTGGCGGGGATGACGGCGGAGGAGGCGCGGGCGATGGTGGGCGAGGGCGACCAGGACGGCGACGGGGCGCTGAGCGAGCAGGAGTTCTGCGTGCTCATGGTGCGGCTCAGCCCCGGCATCATGGCCGACGCCGAGGGATGGCTCGAGGAGGCCATCGCCGACGAGctgctcccgccgccgccgccgccatccgcgCCGGCCGCCTGA